From Myxococcales bacterium, one genomic window encodes:
- a CDS encoding NADH:ubiquinone reductase (Na(+)-transporting) subunit F — translation METVIYGVVAFTLLIVMLVGVLIFAKAKLIPSGDVTIMINGDPENSLVTASGGTLLNTLSANKIFIPSACGGKGSCGVCTVKVLEGGGAILPTEGAFITRGEAREGCRLSCQVKVKQDMKIEIPAEIFSVRKWECTVRSNKNVATFIKELILELPEGESVPFQAGGYIQIEAPPHTVHYKDFEVEEEYRDDWDQFDQWRYVSVVDEEVIRAFSMANYPEEEGIIMLNVRIASPPPRTPDVPPGMMSSWLFSLKPGDKATISGPFGEFYAKPTDNEMIFIGGGAGMAPMRSHIFDQFRRLNSDRKISFWYGARSLRESFYNDHFDKIAEDFDNFEWHLALSEPQEEDHWTGLTGFIHQVLYDNYLKDHKSPEDCEYYICGPPMMNDAVIAMLIDLGVENENIMFDDFG, via the coding sequence ATGGAAACAGTCATCTACGGTGTCGTCGCATTTACACTCTTGATCGTCATGTTGGTCGGTGTGCTGATATTTGCCAAGGCAAAGCTGATCCCGAGCGGCGACGTCACGATCATGATCAATGGCGATCCTGAAAACTCACTCGTCACCGCAAGTGGCGGTACGCTGCTCAATACCCTGAGTGCGAACAAGATCTTCATACCCTCTGCCTGTGGCGGAAAGGGAAGCTGCGGGGTCTGCACCGTGAAGGTCCTCGAAGGCGGGGGCGCGATACTTCCCACCGAGGGGGCGTTCATTACCCGCGGTGAAGCCCGGGAGGGGTGTCGACTTTCCTGCCAGGTCAAAGTCAAGCAGGACATGAAGATCGAAATTCCCGCCGAAATCTTCAGCGTCCGCAAGTGGGAGTGCACGGTTCGCTCGAACAAGAATGTCGCGACGTTCATCAAGGAACTGATTCTCGAGCTGCCCGAGGGTGAGAGCGTCCCCTTCCAGGCGGGGGGCTACATCCAGATCGAAGCACCGCCCCACACTGTGCACTACAAGGATTTTGAGGTCGAAGAGGAGTACCGGGACGACTGGGATCAATTCGACCAGTGGCGCTATGTCTCCGTGGTCGACGAGGAAGTCATCCGCGCCTTCTCGATGGCGAACTATCCCGAGGAAGAGGGCATCATCATGCTGAACGTCCGCATTGCCTCGCCTCCGCCTCGCACCCCGGACGTCCCGCCGGGCATGATGTCTTCATGGCTCTTCAGTCTCAAGCCCGGAGACAAGGCCACCATCTCGGGCCCCTTCGGCGAGTTCTATGCCAAGCCTACCGACAACGAGATGATCTTCATCGGCGGCGGAGCGGGAATGGCGCCGATGCGCTCGCATATCTTCGACCAGTTCCGAAGACTGAACAGCGATCGCAAGATCTCGTTCTGGTACGGCGCGCGCAGTCTTCGAGAGTCGTTCTACAATGATCACTTCGACAAGATCGCCGAGGACTTCGATAACTTCGAATGGCATTTGGCACTCTCGGAACCGCAGGAAGAAGACCATTGGACCGGGCTCACGGGGTTCATCCATCAGGTGCTGTACGACAACTACCTGAAGGACCACAAATCGCCCGAGGATTGCGAGTACTACATCTGCGGCCCGCCGATGATGAACGACGCCGTGATCGCGATGCTCATCGATCTCGGAGTCGAGAACGAGAACATCATGTTCGATGACTTCGGCTAG
- a CDS encoding FAD:protein FMN transferase gives MTSARPTPPSTGLPRRTLDKRARIALPLCGALLLGLAIHRLIIADPAERPYFEFTGRTMGTTYSVKVATQDLSEAAKSVLARDVEAQLDRVNALMSSYLPDSELSRFNRHRATDPFEFSEETIEIFRIARRVSEMTGGAFDITVGPLVAAWGFGATDRPPEPPSEEARRELQQRVGYTKLIYDPARPTVAKSDPRIECDLSAIAKGYGVDLVARTIEKLGHSNYLVEIGGELRAHGHKLDGRIWRVGIERPDAAAPTSHEVVVLSDISLATSGDYRDYYEVEGQRISHTIDPRAGRPIAHHLASVSVLHAEAVWADALATALNVMGPEDGLAWAEAHKTPALFLVREDGGKFRTIASTAFARLREPQ, from the coding sequence ATGACTTCGGCTAGGCCGACACCCCCTTCGACCGGCCTCCCTCGCCGTACTCTCGACAAGCGGGCGCGCATCGCCCTGCCGCTGTGTGGAGCATTGCTGCTCGGGCTTGCGATTCACCGCCTGATCATCGCCGACCCAGCCGAACGCCCATATTTCGAGTTCACCGGCAGAACCATGGGCACGACCTACTCAGTGAAGGTCGCAACCCAAGACCTCTCAGAGGCTGCGAAGTCGGTGCTCGCTCGCGACGTCGAAGCTCAGCTCGACCGGGTGAATGCGCTGATGTCCAGTTACCTTCCCGATTCCGAGCTATCCCGCTTCAATCGACACAGAGCGACTGATCCATTCGAATTTTCTGAAGAGACGATCGAGATATTTCGCATTGCCCGTCGGGTGAGTGAAATGACGGGCGGGGCGTTTGACATTACCGTTGGGCCGCTGGTAGCCGCCTGGGGTTTTGGGGCGACCGATCGCCCCCCCGAGCCCCCGAGCGAAGAGGCTCGCCGAGAACTCCAACAAAGGGTCGGATACACCAAGCTCATTTACGATCCGGCGCGGCCCACCGTCGCAAAAAGCGATCCTCGCATCGAGTGCGATCTGTCTGCGATCGCAAAGGGCTACGGAGTCGACCTCGTCGCTCGGACAATAGAGAAACTCGGTCACTCCAACTACCTGGTCGAGATCGGGGGCGAGTTGCGCGCTCACGGCCACAAGCTCGACGGGCGGATCTGGCGGGTGGGGATCGAGCGACCCGATGCCGCCGCGCCCACGAGCCACGAAGTCGTGGTTCTCTCCGATATTTCCCTGGCGACTTCGGGAGACTATCGGGACTACTACGAAGTCGAGGGTCAGCGGATTTCTCATACCATCGATCCCCGAGCCGGCCGGCCAATCGCACACCATCTCGCATCGGTGAGTGTGCTCCATGCAGAAGCCGTCTGGGCCGATGCATTGGCGACCGCACTCAACGTCATGGGGCCAGAAGATGGATTGGCCTGGGCCGAGGCCCACAAAACTCCAGCGCTGTTCCTGGTGCGCGAAGACGGGGGCAAATTTCGAACGATTGCG